The sequence cataaatgatttttatagtGCTTTACGGATAGGATAAACCTCgccgatttcaatgaccttgaTACATGTTATAAAGGTCAATGTACCGAGTAATTTTCTCTATGCGTACAAtgtcaatcatagtgtccgttcgtctagtgtattttgtaatttcaaataaattattaaaattctaaattattgaatattctatcAGATGATAtaatcagatgattatgttaattatttcaacgattttattaagtaattagatttatgatatttgctccaaagtcagtgctttttcactagacgaacagacactatgattgatattgtataaCCTTTACTTCGCCTTTAGTTTCAaagtattaggtgtacaaattaattcggtgccttttctatttttaattaatggcttatttttaagaagttatacaattattgaatttattgttatcgatatattctcgcgccatttttcaaattcactaaagcgcgggaaaatattcgaatttaaaatagtaaccaagaaattaatttgtacacgtaatttctttcattcattttttactTCTAGAGGCAGCAGTCTTACGCTAAAAATAAAGTCGTATTTATGTAAAGTAGAAAAAGTAAATTTACTCAGAAAACTGACCTTCATTTCACACTCCAAGGTCATTGATATCGGCCAGATTTATCTTGTTCTATGCAATTACCATGAAAGGTTGCATTAATTTTGATATAAAGATTGAACACAATGGAAGACCGttgttttacttttttaattaacaacatAAATGTTTGTAAAGAATCACGTGTAATTGTTAGGTTCTTTTATTTTGTAGATTTCAACCAGAATAGATTATTTTTAGTTACGTCATGTAACGGTAATTTTAAACGTGATCGAGATACTGTTTCAAAAATAGTATGAatgttatttcaaatattctttttcttcaacgataacatttatttttaatgaatttattgtGAAAAAAGAACTGTATCgaaatgtttataatattttatatagcaTATAGAAATAATCACTTCCAGTATGTTCCCTCGTAAAAGCAATCAGCTTAAAAATGAATTCATTTTAAATGAAGAATCATCATTTCATGTCAGCGCGATACTTGCGATAAAATGGAAAACATATTTTGCCCCCCCCCCTCCTCTGgtatatacttttttattttattttgtatcctTAGATTACAAGAACACGGTCCTTATGGCACTTTGAGGTGTGAGTTGCCGTTATGTTGAgcgagaatgaatctgtacgaaCGGGATTTAGAATGATAAATTAGACGTTATTGAAGATCAGTTTATTCTCGGTTGATTGAAAAAAAAGGGGTTGCCGAGTCCACGGAATAACGCGAGATTTTATTAATCAATGCTTTGtactttataattttattaataaaatcacTTTTGCTTTGAACACATATGTACTAATATgttaattcaataaattgatCGTTAATCATGCTGCCTCGAGCGGCGTTTTTGTtcagataattattttttattagtacagttgtttatttaatcaaaaggtgaagaaataaaacatcctcgtgtttgattattatataaaatgtatcattttaataTCACTGAAACaactatttatttttacacaaataataaaaaagaattcagtGATAGCTTTATATAAATATGTTACATTGAAACACTGTCATATCTTTAAGAGTTAAGTAGAGAATTTCAATAGTGCAAAAGGCATACATACTAATAAACTGtacaattatttacaagttttacGAACTTCGTTTTTTACATTGTGCTTTCGCTGTTATAAAATTGTTTGAACTATTTATAAAGTTATTTACATTATGAACATACAACTTCCTGCACACTCAGTGCTATTTTAAAGACACTTTATGAAATAGAGAAGTTTAAAACcacgaatttcaataattacaaaAGCATAcagataaatattattttatatcgtGGTTAAAACAAGGAACTATGAAGGCATAGCTGCGGATGCCGGCTCAAGGCGTACTGTATTCCTCTGACCACCACCACAACTTTTCTGTCTCCACTCAATCCATCTTAACAATTCTGGACTTTGAGATGTATCATTAATATCTGTCCTAGCTTCTAATTGTTGATAATACGCTTCGCGTAATAACCGGAATGTTTGAACATTTTTGTAGGGTAGCTGAGTCATGGGATCCAGATATTTTGCTGGAAGTCTACAAAGATGTTTTTGATTGAAATAGAAAGTAcgctttgaaaaaataattacataatataCTTCTACAATTATACCTTGTTATCGCACATAAAGCTTTCGTCGGTGGTCTCTGAACCGTAGGTTTCTTAAAAGCTGCCGAAAACAGCTGTTCATTTTCAAAAGTAATAAATGTTCGTTCGTAATATCCTTTTGTCTGCTCGTAACGACATTTACTTTTTGTCGAGGAATCTTTTTTTGGAATTTCTTTAACTTCATTTTCTGGTTTCACATCACTGAAATTAGAGAAGTTTCAATAATGGTATCTCCAAATTTAATTGCAGAGAAATTATAGTACCTTTCTTGTGTCGCTTCATCTGTATCTtcgttttcaacattttcactTGTACTCTTTTCATCATCTCcatctatattaattttatcttcttctttattAAGATTCACTTCGGAGAGTACCATAACAGGCATTGCTAACGACTGATACCTAATCATAGGTCCAGTTTGTGCTTTTCTCACTGTTCTAGTGTTTTTCTtctcattttccaatttttgaTACTTTTCTAATGACTTCACATTAATTTGTTCAGTTTCTAGTGCTTCCTCTAATAATTCTTCCTGAGTTGGTTTATACGTATCATATCTTTTAGTTCTTGTTTTCCTCTTTTGatcctcgtttctttctttcaatctCCTCTGCGTTGCAGCTGATTTTGCGGCGGTAGAACGACGTATAGATTTCCTTTCTAAAAAATACTTAAGCTTAGTTTGTAGTCTTATTGTATAACACAGATACACTTATATATTTACCTATACTTTCCATAAAAATTTTTTGTCTCGGCTGTCTAACTTTTTTCTCTTTAGATGCTAATTGAGACTGAACTTTAGGTTCTTTATAGGCTTTTGTTACTAGTAATCTACGCTTCTTTTTGGGTCCTTCTTGTTCGGTATCAGAAATGGGTTCATCATTTTCATCTATGCTAAAATCTGAATCTACTTCGTCTTCCGCTTCATCCTCTTCcctatattaatataaattatttgttatCAATCTTTACAGGGATACAATAAACTTAAATTGATTTAAACTAGATATTAACATGTAATCATGATCCTGTTCAACTTCATCAAATCCACCGTATGTTGTTTTATAGaaatcatcttcttcttcttcattcaaGAGTTTTGCCATTTTATTACCGGCATTTGCACGCCTTTCCCTGTTCGATGCCATTTTTGTTTATGTTTATAAACAATTCTGTTAGAAATCTTATTAGAATGGCAAGATTTAGGTTAAATCAAGTTAACCTGAAAATAGAAGACGAAATAGACATAAGTATTTATTTGATACGTTAAATTACAggttatttttaatagaaaaacgtAATTACCGTTACAAAtgattaaatgttttatttcttaCAAGAAAAAACTTATTTTCTCAGACGATTTTAAATACATCCCCCTACTTGTTTACATGCTATTGCATCAATTTACTATCGATAGTACTATCGTTCTCGTTAATCCAACTTATCGATAGcaagtgaaaaaaaaatcacTAGCTGATTACCACGCGGGAAAAGGagcgaaaatttgaattacaaATTGAAAACTAATGAATACAAAAGTagaaaaacttaattaaaattgatcgaAGATATTCGTCTAGAATAATAATGAAGTAGTATATTCGTTAACAATAACAACATTTAGACACGAAGTGTATAAACTTAGTGTTTCACAATAGTTACAGATAATACACATTGGTTGCAACAAATGTAAGATACGAATGACGGGTAACAAGGCATTCTGATAAAATGACTATAATTTATCGGTAGTTTTCTCCTCGTGTAAACATTTTCTATAATAATGGCACTTAAAGTGGGAGATTACTCGAAAGAATTATTGCATTAATGGTAATGGAAAATTCCTCTGTACACCTAAgtatttttgttcttttatttttaatgatacgGACAATATTTAGGGGCAAAGTTACAAGATTCAAAGGAATCGataatgacgttgttattttgCCGAGACATCAGAATTATCAAAATcgtattttaaaatgtaattatgtaattttgtattaccCCTTGCCGTACTTTGACAAATCTGACTCCTGACGTTCCTACAGTTCTAATATGACTAAACTGAATCGGATCTgtatttcaattgaatttcaagTATAATTACAATTAGAATTTGCACAACCGGGAACCTGTAAATACAATACatgcataatatttcaatttccttgaTTTGCCTCAATATGATAGCAGTGATTAGTTAGCTTTGACAGACGTAGATGCTGAGAAAATGGTACAACAAGGGGTTAAAGTTTATTAGAATAATACGACCTTCGTATAAAATGCGTATTGTACGGCTGTAAACAGAAATCTTTATCTTTGCagtcaataataattaatagaccAGATGGACagaagattatttaaaaaaaaatctcctCTTTAATTGCTGTAGGATATGAAGCAGGTAAGATAGGACAGGGTTTTAGCTGAAAATTTATGGCAGCCGATGAACGGCAACtaattatatcattaaaaaatattcgttGATAAGGATTAACGAACATTGCTCTGACACATGTTTACATGCGTGAACAATATATATCAGGGCGAATCCGTAGCTGCGAGCAATCCTCTCCAGGCCACGGCGCAACGTAGACACGGGCACAGCTGTTCTATATAACCTTAAAAAACAAGAAGATTTCGAAAGTTTTTATTTGCCGGCAAAATGAGTAAGCCGATGTTTGATCAAACTCTCGAAGAAATTCTGGAGAAGAATTTGCCGGAGAGAGAACTAACCGAAGTGAAACGTCTCCTATATGGACGTGAATTACAGTAAGATTTATCATTCATTTTATCAGggtcggccctgggcctagggaaaataggcggccgcctagggcccccataaggcgattttgcatctaagaatgtttacttgaatattaatcgatgtaaatgcaaatctaaattagttatacaagctttaatgtttattttataaattttatttgaggtatttttttttatgtcatatatgggaaggggccctttttcggagctcaaCTCAGACTCTTGAAATCTCAGGGCTGGCCCTGTTGAAAGGccatattgcaattattctaaatctaaaatttgaaagatcatattgcaattattaatgatgctttgaaaggccatattgcaattattctaaatttaaaattgtaattattctaaatctaaaattgcaattattaatgatgCTTTCAAAGGCAGGGCCGACCCTGGGCCTAGGTACACTAGGCTGCCGCTTAGGGCCCCGCAAGGTCTAGGGACCCCATAAGACGaatttgcgtctaagaatgccaGAAAAGTaatgtttatttgaatattaatttaaattagttatacaagctttaatattaattttataaattttatttgagctactttttttatgttatatatgtgaaggggcccttttaaAGAGCTTGCCTCGAACCCCCGAAATCTGAGGGCCGGCCCTGCATTTTATAGTTGCTTTTCACGAAACAATATGGCGGGAAATATTTCCAGTTTTGAACGCGAGTAAAACTAGGGACAGGATAGTTTTAcaaattagatacaatttgtaCATCGTTACATATTAAtaactttataatttattaataggcCCCTAAATCTTCCCAAATGGACCGGTACCCAGAAGTTTGATGTCCAAGGATACGTTATGGGCGGAGGAGTGACGGAACAGTTGCGTCCTCCCCGGATCGTTCGTGTCGGTGCAATTCAAAATTCTATAGTGCTGCCCACCACGGAACCCTTACAAAAACAAAGAAACGCATTGCACTTGAAAATCCAAAAGTATGTCGACTATGCCGCCTCCTGTGGCGTTAACATACTCTGTCTCCAAGAGATGTGGGGTACGTAGAAATGTACAagctgttaattaaaaattatttagataaCAACACTGAAACCGTACGTGTATTTCGTCGTTTTCATGATCtcaatgtacagttatataATCCTGGTCTTAAATTAGTTTAAGAAGATTAGATAAGATACAGACGGTTTCTCTGAGAGACATTCAATAAGATGAATATCATCCTTTTCAATGAAAGCATGTAGATtattatgaatattattttacaatattccaGCTATGCCATTTGCATTTTGCACCAGAGAAAAATATCCCTGGTGCGAGATGGCCGAGGATGCCGAGAACGGTCCAACGATAATACTCATGTGCGACCTCGCTCAACGGCATGGAATGGTAATTATATGTTCGGTTCTGGAGAGAGACACCGCAAATGGTGATATCTTGTGGAACACCTCTGTCGTGATCGACTCGGACGGAAAGATACTTGGAAAGCACAGGAAAAACCACATTCCTCGCGTAGGCGACTTCAACGAGTCCACGTACTACATGGAAGGAAACACAGGGCACCCTGTTTTTGATACTTCCTTCGGGCGCGTAGCCATTAACATTTGTTATGGACGACATCATCCACAAAATTGGATGATGTTTGGCTTGAACGGTGCCGAGGTAAACTTTGCTAATTCTTCAAAGTATAGGGTCTCTCGTAACTCCTATGACAcccggaaatggggggttgctgaggctattctgaacaacttttccctttaccaaaatgttggtcgaagcttcgtttttgaattattaaagaaaaactctGGCCAATGAAAGCGTTAGCTCCGAACCACgctcggtcgtgaacaaacgcattggcacagcgtgggttCCCTCGATACCTGCGCTGTGGcaatgcatttgttcacgaccgagcgcggtttAGAGCCAACGCTCAATCTCGGGAGCGTTGGCTCtgaaccgcgctcggtcgtgaacaaatgcattTCATTAATGTAGAATTAGTCGCACGCTGTGctaatgcgtttgttcacgaccgagcgcggttcaGAGCCAACACTTAACCTCGGGAGCGTTGGCTCtgaaccgcgctcggtcgtgaacaaatgcatATCATTAATGTAGAATTAGTCGCACGCTGTGctaatgcgtttgttcacgaccgagcgcggttcaGAGCCAACTCTCTTGTGCTCGAGCGCgtgctctgattggccagtgtttttcgttaataatttaaaaacgaagcttcgaccaacattttggtaaaggaaaaagttgttcagaatcaccccaggaACCCCCCATTTCTGTGCGTTACGAGTTCTGGGACACGCTGTATAAAATCTTCTCTTATAGAATTATCAAGCTCGGTACATTGCATATTTCATACGCTTAGATCGTCTTCAATCCATCGGCAACGACCAGCCACACATCCGAACCATTGTGGTCCATCGAAGCAAGGAACGCAGCCATAGCGAACAGTTATTATACTTGTGCGATCAATCGCGTGGGAACAGAGACGTTCCCCAATGAATTTACATCAGGGGACGGGGCCCCGGCGCACCGTGATTTTGGACATTTCTATGGATCTAGCTACATCACTTCTCCGGACGGAACTCGTACTCCTGGTTTAAGTCGCTGCAAAGACGGTCTTCTTGTCTGCGAATTAGATTTGAACTTGTGTCGTCAGATGAAGGACTTCTGGTGTCTGAGAGTAAGTTTTCATTTGAATTGCACTTCCATgctctttttctatattttcatttctACATTTCAGATGACTCAGCGACTGGACTTGTACGCTACTGAACTTACCGACTTTgttaagaaaaatgtgaaactgTACGAGAAAACAAGCCAGTAAGCTTTGAACAATGGAACCATGGTGAATGGCTCGAATGATATATACACTTTGTTGAAAATGTATAAGTTGAAGAAAACATGAAAATATGTACATGTGTTTATATACATAATACcagttatattttctatttcgaacaattttaaataaaacgacAAAGCACGAGATTTTATATGAAGACTGATTCGTTTTATTTGCATTTCAGtcagttatttaaaaatataaataattttctgaaaaagACGCGACTTAAACATAAGTCTATAAATTACTTAATTCATACGTTAAAGTTCTTTTTACAATACTTACAAAGATCATCTTCGAGAGAACTACTTAATTATATCCTAGTACCTTATTAGGATTCTAAAGCTATTAGCTGGCCGAGCCAGCGTTCAACGACGTGTTGTGAGTTTGTTTCCTATAATGGAGCGCTTCTTGATACGCTTTCTTTACAGCTTTACGATCAGCCGGTTTTCGAGACTCGATTAACTTTGCTTCGTCTAATTCTTGGGAAACTCCAAGTTTTTCTAGTTTCTCCCCTGGTAACCATTGCCTATAACAATGTTTACATATCAAGCGAACGAAcaaaacaatagaaaattatCTTCTGCCGTTGTAACGTAATTGCAGAAATAAAATTACCATGTCCGTTTGGTGTCGAagaaaagaacaagaaatactGGTTCTTTGTAATTAACGGCAAGAGCTAACACATCATCAGGTGGAGCTGGTATAGGTACACCTTTATGTACAGTTCCCCTAGGTGTATTAGGGTCTATTATCAGAGCCGGGTACCATGGATAACCACGACATTTTGCCCAAACAAGTTGCAACGCTTCTAAACCGTTACTAGCCGCTTCCTGTTTACTTTCAAGTTCTTTCTTTGCCTCGTCCGCTTCTTGcctttgtttttcttcttctaaatcTGGAGTGGTAGATCTACTCGTTGAACAACTGCTACAACTGGACGACTGACTTTCACCTTCTCCCACGTCGCTGTCCATAGTTCCACTTCTGCAAAATATCGTTTATATAAAACAACATTCTGTAAAATATActgggtgtcccagaaagagtgtaaGCCGCTTAAGGGGGtgatagctggggtgattctgaacaacatttttctttgcgaaaatgttgtttgaagcttcgtttttgaattattaaggaaaaacattgGCCAATCGGAGCGCGCTtggcgcgcgggctcaggggcgGCGGCGTCGGCTACGAAACCCGGGCCTGGCCTGAGTCCCGAACGATTTAGGTAAGTTCATTGACTCGACTTTTAAATCAGGTGTTCTGCCAGTGGCAGTTAACTGTTTTCAgtgtagcaggttaatttaggggCGAATGAGAaagtttcgtttcaatttcttcgcaaaattttcatcgttaacgtaccctccaattcaaacgcttattaattatttaatttcaatcatttttgttTGTTGCTTAGCAGTGGCAgctcgtagctaaaattagtgggggTGCTACGCCAGAAAACTtttagcctttgttttaaaaaaccggcACTGCGGGAGTGACAGTGCTCTCtcgcgcagcttcctatgtgcgcatgcgcacacggTCGTACGCCGCGCCACTTGAACTGTGAAGCGCACAGTTCTATACAAAGATTTttttacaatatcaatcatagtgtccgttcgtctagtgtattttgtaattttttcaaatatattattgaatattctgaagcttttatcagatgattatgttatttattttagcGCTTttatatttgctgcggttaaacttggacgccaaggtcagtgctttttcactagacgaaaagatactatgattgatattgtatctttttcataaactgagggatggctactgacattaagcttaagaattatatattgtacaagtataaagaaagaatgaaagaagaagggactcattatattaaatgttatacgCGAGCCACCACTGTtgcttagaatttctttttttacatttttatgacAAGTGGCAAGAGATTAGGTTTCGTTCGAGACTTATCGTTAGACCAAGCCCGggtttcgtagccgacgctgccgtccctgagcccgcgcgctcggattggccagtgtttttccttaataattcaaaaacggcGCTTCacacaacattttcgcaaagaaaaatgttgttcagaatcaccccagctatcaCCCCCCTAAGCGGCttacactctttctgggacaccctgtatagaaaaTAGTATACATACCTGTATACTTTGAAACTATCACTCTGCTTCTTTTTATCATCGTCTAAGGCAAACGTTTGATTACTTCTACTGGCACGCTCTCTTGCTTTGCGAGTGAAGAGAACAGCCGTCCTTCTGTTCACACCACCCCCGCCTATTTCTTTTTCCCCGGACTGCGATTCTGCCTCGCCACGACTTCGATTAGCTCGGTCCCGTTTTCTCGACTTAACGACTCCCGTTTGCTCGGATTCATTGACAGGGTCCAATTCAGGATAGTCCTTACGGGCTTGCTCTATCAGAGCACCGCCTTGTTCCTTCATCTTCGTTCCAGCACGATAGAACATCGTGTCTTTACGATTGTACGCCAGACAGTTGCTTACCATTAAATTGAAGTCCGCTTCGAAAGCTCCTATAGTGTCATATTCCTGCCTTTCAATTTTTGCCTAAAGGAACAAttgtaaagtaaataaaaattaactgaaaattaattgaagaatGAATTACCTGCATGGTAGAGAGATCCATAGGGTGTGATACAATTTCTAAATAATCTGGCACTTCCTTGGTGTTCACCGGCTGACCAAATACATCATTTACATCCTTCAATTTAATTGCTTCCAATAAAGTACGAAGAACGCTTTCTAGTGGACGCAATTCGAACCACAAACACTTTTCCTTCCTGTAAAATAAATCAGGTGTTTATGCATTTGTTAGAAATTTAATGTTCAGCAGAGTCGCTCTTTAGAATCCTTACACTTTGAATAACTCTTTTTTCAGCTTCTCGCGTTTCCGCACTAATTCACAGAGCAATCTAGCGCGTTCAAGATCCTGACGGAGGCACTGCCAATATTTTAATTGACGGTACAGCTCTCCGCGTAGCTCGCTGTCCGGCGCTGGCGAGGAATTGTCACCGAGGGTCGGCGGTCTGGATTGCGGATGGGAACTTTGAAGTCTTCTAAGAAGAGGAACACCGTTTCTGTATTGGCGTTTTAGAGTCCAGTATGCTATAAGACGCTGAATTAGTTGACTTCGTTTAGGCAATCCTTCAGCTAAGCTAATtaatatcagaaaatattaataaaataaataagctcCTCTATGCATCTCTAACATGCTAAATATATTGTTAACAGTTACCTAGCAATTTCTTTGATACGTTCAGGCGGTATAGTCGGGATAGATATAACTGGGGCTGAAGAGCTTTTCTTATTAGCTATAGCTCTCCTTCTTGCATCCGCAGGGTTAGTGGAAGGTTGGTAATCCGAAGGTGTGTGCGCTTCACAGTAAGCCGTCTTCTGTACCAACATGGGTTCTCCGTTCGTAGGTTGGACCGTCCTCATACGCATACAGAGGCCAGCCTGCTGGGCGCACGTGACGTGAAACGCAGCGTAGCAGTTGCTTTTGTAACACTGGATACAAGCACCTGACCCTCTACGCTTGCACACGCAACAGGTGAGTCGCCAACGAGCCGCAGGTATGCTTTCTATACTGTCTATAGGCTCCAAAAATACGGTGTTGGCGAATCTTACTTCTGGTATCCACAAAGCGCACACAACGTGGGCCCATGTAGCTGGACGGTCGGTTTGCTTGAACGCCCCGCCCCTGTTTGGACACAGCACACAATCCACAGCCCGAGAAGGACTCTGCAGACATCTTCTGCATAACCATTGTCCTTCAGGAATATACGGTACACCGTAACAATCCTGATGAACAGCGAGATTGCACATATCACAGAACAATATGGCATTGCTGTTTTGACACTCTCCGTCCATACAGATGCAGCATACTGCATCCTCGTCAGCTGCTATTCCTCCTCCGCCATTACTCTGTTGCTGAAAATATGATTCTTTTTCCAACCTgtccattaataattcaaatgtGTCGGGTTCTAAAGGAGGATTAAGTCCAGAGGCCAGCCTTCTTTCATTCACTATGGATAACCATGCGGTATCCTCTTCGTCTAAATCGTATTCTACTTCTCCTATGGAGCAAAATTTTCTTTATGAGAAACTTTGTAATTTATGGAGATACTGGTGAGTTATTGTATCAATTGAAATAGAtacttttaatgaaattatatacCATCGAGTTCTTCACCGCTACGTTCCATGAATCTAATATATGAATTTGGAAGAGGTTCAGCTTCCCCTAATTGCTCTTCGTACCCATCTATTTCTTTAACCATAGCAACGGGTAAGCTACTTAGAATATTCTTCTCTTCTTTATCTTTATCGGATGGTATATTATGTCCTTTTTGAGTGGTCTTCTCATCGAAACTATTTCCCTCCAAGGAGATGATAGGAATAGAATCTGTGATCCCGATCTTGAATGTTTTGTTTGCATCTTCGCCAATTGGATTTACCTTAACAATGAATCACAATGTTATtccttacaattatttaatctttttgtaaatgaaaatgatcAATACCAAAACAAATTTCGAGGACTCTTGTGAGCTTAACGTTTCGGTATTTGCGGGACTGTTGCTCTCGTTATTAATACCAATTCTACTtctgcctttttttttattcgactgAGGAGTATTCATTTTCTCTTAAAATTCTGTATATTGTAAACGACAATTAACGTGGTTATATCACCCACACTTTGGTCCTTTTTACATATGTTTCATGTTGTCAAAGCATCGGCTGGCGTTTTAAATGTTACAATCAGACAAGCAGATGGTCCAATCATTTTCCTTTACATATATTTTCGTTGAAATGATTTTGCATCAATTTGCATTTGACATGAAAAAAGAACGCTCACTAACGTTCAAACAGGTAAACTAACCAATTTAAGCGGCAAACATAATGTATACCGACAAGTTAGTATAATGAAAGTACTTTAAGTACTTTTTCcatagaaattcatttttcgaTTGGTGgattttgaaagaagaaaaacattttttgtCATTTCAATTCAAAcacgttaataacaataatttcaTGAAACGTGAAGTTCATTGTttataatagtaaatatttcttaacaattatatttaaaacacaTGGGTAAACCAATGAAGATTCCCCATTATGAATAAAAGAAATGGATGACCAGCATATAaccttataattaataaatatttgatttttaggTGCATGGGAATATTATCGATGAATCTGCCTTTAACAATTCTACACTGATaaggtaattatattttaattaatgtatttaataaaaatgtataatgaAAGGTTGATAGGTTAGGATCAGTGGTGTCGCTAGAGTTTCTGAGGCCCGGGGCAAGCGCCCTTTTTGCtttatattatatgtagatGGCTCCAATCACAGTTGTCATAACCTCAATCAATCTTatactatttaataaaaagatacAACAGTTTTAATCGAATtaagattttattaaatattacatgaAAGCTTGTATCATTATAATAAAAgcttgtatattttaattaatgtatttaataataatatatgtataatgaaaGGTTGATAGGTTAGGATCAGTGATGTCGCTAGAGTATCTGGGGCCCGGGGCAAGCGTCCTTTTTGCTTTGTGCTATAGATGGCTCTAATCACAGTTGTCATAACCTCAATCGATCTTatactatttaataaaaag comes from Osmia lignaria lignaria isolate PbOS001 chromosome 8, iyOsmLign1, whole genome shotgun sequence and encodes:
- the YL-1 gene encoding vacuolar protein sorting-associated protein YL-1, which codes for MASNRERRANAGNKMAKLLNEEEEDDFYKTTYGGFDEVEQDHDYMEEDEAEDEVDSDFSIDENDEPISDTEQEGPKKKRRLLVTKAYKEPKVQSQLASKEKKVRQPRQKIFMESIERKSIRRSTAAKSAATQRRLKERNEDQKRKTRTKRYDTYKPTQEELLEEALETEQINVKSLEKYQKLENEKKNTRTVRKAQTGPMIRYQSLAMPVMVLSEVNLNKEEDKINIDGDDEKSTSENVENEDTDEATQESDVKPENEVKEIPKKDSSTKSKCRYEQTKGYYERTFITFENEQLFSAAFKKPTVQRPPTKALCAITRLPAKYLDPMTQLPYKNVQTFRLLREAYYQQLEARTDINDTSQSPELLRWIEWRQKSCGGGQRNTVRLEPASAAMPS
- the pyd3 gene encoding beta-ureidopropionase pyd3; protein product: MSKPMFDQTLEEILEKNLPERELTEVKRLLYGRELQPLNLPKWTGTQKFDVQGYVMGGGVTEQLRPPRIVRVGAIQNSIVLPTTEPLQKQRNALHLKIQKYVDYAASCGVNILCLQEMWAMPFAFCTREKYPWCEMAEDAENGPTIILMCDLAQRHGMVIICSVLERDTANGDILWNTSVVIDSDGKILGKHRKNHIPRVGDFNESTYYMEGNTGHPVFDTSFGRVAINICYGRHHPQNWMMFGLNGAEIVFNPSATTSHTSEPLWSIEARNAAIANSYYTCAINRVGTETFPNEFTSGDGAPAHRDFGHFYGSSYITSPDGTRTPGLSRCKDGLLVCELDLNLCRQMKDFWCLRMTQRLDLYATELTDFVKKNVKLYEKTSQ